The Pseudomonas chlororaphis subsp. piscium genome contains the following window.
CGCTGTCCTGCACGCCCAGCAACAACTTGAGCACCCGCTGCCCGACATCCATCAGGTCCAGCGCACGCTCGGCCAGTAGCGGATTGCCCAGGCCCTTGAACAGCTCGGCGGTGGCCTCGGTGGCGCTGTTCCAGGCGAATGCCGCGCTTTTGCCGTCGGCGATCAGGGCATGGGCCTGCTCCAGCAGGCTCGGATCTTCCAGCAGCTCCTGGTGAGCCTTGAAGATCTCGCCCTGGGCCGCACTGGCAGCCTTGTCCCGCAGTGCTTGCAGGGCCTCGGTGGCCTGCGCCAGCGCCTGCTTGAGCTGCTCGCGCTGCGCCGCCTGATCGCTGGCGAACTCGACGATCTCGAGCTTCTGCTCGGCCACCTGCACCACCTGCCCGAAGGCCGACCCCGTCGAGGCGCAGACGCCACGCAGCAATTTGCCCGATGGCGCAGCAACCGGCGCCACGGGTTCGGAGGCGCTCACCGCCGTCACCGCCTCACCACAACCACTCGCCAGCAATTCGGCCAGGGCCTTGATCGCCGCCTCGGCATCCTCGCCCGCCGCGCTGACTTGCAGGGCATCGCCCTGCGCGGTCTGCAACGCCATGATCGCCACCAGGGACTTGGCGTTGGCACTGGCCTGCTGCTTGTGCAGGCAGATGCTCGCCTTGAAGCCCTTGGCCGCCTGGGCGAACACCGCCGCCGGGCGCGCATGCAGGCCATTGGGATTGGGCAGCAGCACGGGTTTGGAGAACAGCGCCTCGCCCTCTTCTTCGGGCTCCGCGCTTGGCGCAGGCTCGCCCGGGCTCAACTGCAACAACGGCTGACCGCTGTCCACCAGCGCGCTGCCCGCGGTCAGCCAGGTGAAGGGCTCGCCACTGACCACCAGCATCAGCGTCAGCAGGCTGCGGGCATGCACGGCGATGTAGTCGGCATCGAACTCGATCAGCGGCTGCCCGGCCTCGACCCGCTGGCCCTCCTGCACCAGGCGGCTAAACCCCTTGCCTGCCAGATTCACCGTGTCCAGGCCGATGTGCATCAGCACCTGCACCCCGTTGTCGTCGGTGACGCTCACCGCATGGCCACTGTCCTGCACGTTGCTGACCACGCCGGCCAGCGGCGCGCGCAGGGTCTGCGAGGTCGGGTCGATGCACAGGCCGTCACCGATGACCCGGCTGGAGAACACCGGGTCCGGCACTTGCTCCAGGGGCATCAGCAGCCCGGACAGCGGCGCGAGCAGTTGCAATTGTTGGGTTGTAGCCATGACTTCACCTGCTGTTTGTTCTTGTAAGTGCCGATGGAGCGCGAGCCCCGACAGCATCGCTTATTTCCACCAGTACTCGATCTGCAATCCGACGTTCGCACCATGCCTGGCGGTGCCGAAAGCGCCGGTGTCGGACAGCGCCGAACCCGCCGCCAGCTCATTGGCCGCGCGCTTGGCGGCCTGGTTCCAGCTGGCATAGGTGTAGTACAGGCGCACCTCGGGGCGCGCCCAGAATTCCGGGCCCTTGGGCGACCAGGTCGGGGCGAAGGTGAACTTGCTGAGCTTGCGCGTGCCACCAGGGGCCTCGACCTGGTCGTGGCCCAGCTCGGTGACCAGCTTGAACTGCTCGCTGATGGCGTAGGCCGGGCGGATACCCAGGGAGATCCAGTTCTGGTCGTTACCGTCGGGGCGGATGTCTTTCTGGTAGATCGCTTCGACCTGCCCACCAAAACGCGGGGTCAGTTGCCAGTCGAAGAACTCCACCAGACGGTAGCTCTTGTTGCTGTCGTCCAATTGCACATTGCCGGTGTAGCCCAACCCGGTGCCCGGGCCTTCGCCGTACTGCAACGCCAGCTTGTTCTTGCCGCCGAGGAAGTCCTTTTGCACATGCTGGGCGGTGATGGCCCAACCCCGATGGGCGTCGCGGCTGTCGGGCTTGTCGATGTAGCTCAGGCCCAGTTCCAGCTCGCCGCCGGGGTTGGTCTTGAAACCGGCGACGTTGAAGTCGTGCCGGTTGATGTAGTCCTTCTGGTACAGGTTGTCCTTGCGCGAGAAGGCGTAGCTGTATTTCAGGTCGCCGATCAGCACGTCCTCGATACCGCCGCCGGTGGCGCTCTGGTTCCAGTAGTAGAAGTCGGAGATATGGATGTCGTTACGCTTGTAGTAACGCCGGCCGGCCCACAGCGAGCCGCCATTGAGGCTGGGCATGTTCGACCATTGGGCATACATCTGCGGCATGCGCGCCGAGCCGTTGTCACCCTGGAAGGTCAGGCTGCGGTCGTACTGGTTATAGAGCGACGCCATGGCGTCGACACTGAATACCGAGCCGTCGTCCAGGGTGTAGAGATCCTGGCGCAGTTCCAGCTCGGCGTACTGTTCGCATTCGTTGCCCAGGCGGTATTTGGACTGCGCGCCGGGCAACTGGAAACAGGATTGCGAGCTGCTGTTGACCGAAGTCCCAAGGCCACTGCGCAGGTAACCGGCGAACTCCAGGGCCTGGGCCGGGAACGGTAGTGCCAGGCAGATGCAAGATGCTGCAAGGCCGCGATTTATTGTTGTTTTCATAAGCCACCCCATTATTTTTATTCTGTGTGTGTGCCCCGCAGGCGCCGCCCTACCGGCGAGCGAAAGCTCGCGGTGTGCCAGGCACGCCGCGCTCTTGCGGAGAAGGTTGTCAGCGGTCGATCAAGTGCAGGACAAAGGACTCGTAAGGCCGCAGGAACAGCTGGCGACTGCGGGTTTCATGGTCCGCGTAGTTACTGATGACCAGGCGCTGCTCCGTGCGCTCGGTCATCACTCCCTCCGGCAACTGCACTTCGCAGGCGCTGCCGTAGAAATTGTTCACCACCAGCAGGCGCTCGCCCTGCCCTTCGCGCAGATAGGCCCAGACCTGCGGATGCTCGGCCAGCAGCTGGCGATACTCGCCGTCCTGGATCAGCGGCTCGCGACGGCGCAGGGCAATCAGCTGACGGTAGTGGTGCAACACCGAATCCGGGTCTTCCAGCTGCTGCTCGACGTTGATCAGTGCGGCATTGGCCGGCACGCCGATCCAGGGTTCGACGCTGCTGAAACCGGCATGGACCTCGGCCTTCCATTGCATTGGCGTGCGCCCGTTATCCCGGGACTTCTGCATGATCGCCGCCATGTTGTCCGCTTCGCTGTCGCCGGCTTCACGCTTGAGGCGGTAGATGTTCAGGGTCTCGACATCGCGGTACTGGTCGATGTGGGTAAAACCGGGGTTGGTCATGCCCAGCTCTTCGCCCTGGTACACGAACGGCGTGCCCTGGAGGAAGTGCAGCGCGGTGGCGAGCATCTTCGCCGAGACCACCCGGTATTCACCGTCGTCGCCGAAACGCGACACTACCCGTGGCTGGTCGTGGTTACACCAGAACAGCGCGTTCCAGCCACCGCCGGCCTGCATGCCGCTCTGCCAGTCGGAGAGGATGCGCTTGAGCTGGAGGAAGTCGAAGTCGGCGCGAATCCACTTCTGCAGGTTCGGGTAATCGACCTTCAGGTGGTGGAAGTTGAAGGTCATCGACAGCTCTTTCGACTCGGGCTGCGAGTAACGAATGCAGTGTTCGAGGCTGGTTGAAGACATCTCGCCGACGTTGACCAGGTCAAAGCCCTCGAAGACCTCGCGATGCATCTGCTGCAGGTACGGGTGCACGTTCGGGCCGTCGGTATAGAAGCGTCGGCCATCGCTGGCGTCTTCCGGGAAATCGACCGGCTTGGAGATCAGGTTGATCACGTCCAGGCGGAAACCGCCCACGCCCTTGTCGCGCCAGAAGCGCATCATCTTGAACACTTCGGCGCGCACCTGGGGGTTGTCCCAGTTGAGGTCGGCCTGGGTATGGTCGAACAGGTGCAAGTAGTACTGGCCGGTCTGCGCTTCGTATTCCCAGGCGGAACCGCCGAACTTGGACTCCCAGTTGTTCGGCTGGTCGCGCCAGATGTAGAAGTCGCGGTACGGGTTGTCGAGGCTGCTGCGGGCCTGCTGGAACCACTCATGCTCGATGGAGGTGTGGTTGACCACGATGTCCAGCATCAGCTTGATGCCGCGCTTGCCGGCCTCGGCGATCAGCAGCTCGCAATCGGCCATGGTCCCGTAGCTCGGGTCGATGGCGTAGTAGTCGCTGATGTCGTAGCCGTTGTCGCGCTGGGGCGAGCGCAGGAACGGGGTGAGCCACAGGCAATCGACACCCAGCCAGTGCAGGTAGTCGAGCTTGTCGACCACCCCCAGCAGGTCACCGGTGGCCTGGCCGCTGTGGCTGTAGAAACTCTTCGGGTAGATCTGGTAGATCACCGAACGCTGCCAGTCTTGCATGGCGGGCTCCTTCAATGGGTTGGGTACTGGCCCTGGGGGCCTTATCGCGGGCAAGCCTCGCTCCTACAAGGGAACGCGGAAATCTGGCTGGCCCGCGATAGCAATCTGTCAGGCGACGCGATACCCCGGCCGGATGATCTTCATGCTCAAGCCGCAGGTCAGCACGAACGGCACCACCAGGGCGACGACCATGCCGACCACGAACATCGGGATGTACTGGGGAATGATCGAGATGAACCCCGGCAGCCCACCGACGCCAATGGCCGAGGCCTGGACCTTGTTCAGCGAGAGGAAAATGCTGCCCAGCGCCGAGCCGATCAGCGCGGCGTAGAACGGAAACTTGTAGCGCAGGTTGACCCCGAACATGGCCGGCTCGGTGATGCCGAAATAGGCGGAAATCGCCGAGGTCGAGGCCATGCTGCGGTCCCGCGCGTTGCGGCTCATGCTGAACACCGCCAGCGCCGCGCTGCCCTGGGCCAGGTTGGACATGACGATCATCGGCCAGATGAAGGTGCCGCCCTGGGTCGAGATCAGTTGCAGGTCCACGGCGAGGAACATGTGGTGCATGCCGGTGATCACCAGCGGCGCGTAGAGCAGGCCGAAAATCGCCCCGCCGACCATCGGCGCCAGCTCGAACAGGGTGACCACGCCTTCGGTGATCAGGATCCCCAGGTGCCGGGTCACCGGGCCTATCACCGCCAGCGCCAGCACGCCGGTGACCACTATGGTGGTGATGGGCACGACCAGCAGGGTGATCGCGTTCGGCACCCGCGCCCGCAGCCATTTTTCGATGACGCTCATGACGTAGGCCGCCAGCAGGATCGGCAGGATCTGCCCCTGGTAGCCGACCTTCTCGATCTGGAACAGGCCGAAGATGTCGAAGTACGGCAGGCTCTGGCCCTCCAGCCCGGCCACGGCCTTGCCGTAGTTCCAGGCATTGAGCAGGTCGGGATGCACGAGCATCAGGCCCAGCACGATGCCGAGGATTTCGCTGCCGCCAAAACGCTTGGCCGCCGACCAGCCCACCAGGGCCGGCAGGAATACGAAGGAGGTGTTGGCCATCAGGTTGATCAGGCTCCACACACCATCCAGGGTCGGGTAGGCCTCGAGCAGGGTGCGGCCTTCGATGAACATGCCCTTGGCGCCGATCAGGTTGTTCACCCCCATCAGCAGACCGGCAATGATCAGCGCCGGCAGGATCGGCATGAAGACATCGGAAAACACCCGCACCAGGCGCTGCATGGCGTGGGTCTTGTCGGCGCCCTTCTGCTTGACGTCGGCGATGGTGGAGGCGGCCAGCCCGGTGAGTTGGCGCAGCGCGGCATAGACCTTTTCGACTTCGCCGGGGCCAATGACCACCTGGAACAGGCCACCGGTGAAAAACGAGCCCTTGACCAGATCGATCTGGTTCAGCGTCGCGCTGTCCACCAGGCTCGGGTCCTTGAGCGCCAGGCGCAGACGGGTGACGCAGTGCGCGGCTTGTTCGAGGTTGTCGGCGCCACCGAGGCTGTGCAGCAACTCGCTGGCGATCGTGGAGTAATCGTGGCTCATGCTTGTTCTTCCGCTTTGGTTTTTTGTTATTGGCAGCACGCCGAAGCGAAAATACTCGTCTGTACGAGTTAAAGCAACAACTCGTACAGACGAGTTTACGAATGCCGCTTCGAAACCCAGGTCGCGGGGAATTTCTGCTGCACGAAAACAGCTCTAGACCCGTGTTCTCCGGCAGGGCACACCATGCGCGCCAGAAAATTCTTAAACTGCTGTAAGGTGTTTCACTGCCACTTCGCCACCCGCAGTCAGGCGTTCGACCCAAGCGCCTCAAATAGACAAATCCGCTCACGGCCCTTAAGGTTCCCGCCTTGAGCGCAGACGGCACAGAGCCATCCCATGAGTAAATACAACCAGATCTACAGCGATCTGCTTGCCAGTATCACCACCGAGCGCCTGGAACGCGGCGCTCGTCTGCCTTCCGAAACCGAGTTGATGGACAGCTACCAGGCCAGCCGCGGCACCGTGCGCAAGGCCATCGAACAGCTGCAGGAGCGCGGCTTCGCCCAGAAGATCCACGGCAAGGGCACTTTTGTGCTGTCGCCGCACCCGATCGAGTTCCAGCTGGGCGGCATCGTCAGCTTCCAGGAAACCTATCCACGCCTGGGCAACGACGTCAGCACCGAGGTGGTGGAGTTCACCCAGTTTCCCCTCGAAGGCGCGTTGCGCGAACACCTGCAAGCCGAGGAAGGCAGCCTGATCACCCGCATCAAGCGGGTGCGGCGTATCGATGGCAAACGGGTGATTCTCGACATCAACCACTTCGTCGCCGAGTTGATCCCGGGGCTGGACCGGCAGATTGCCGAGCACTCGATCTACGCCTATATCGAGCAAACCCTGCAGCTGCAGATCAGCTACGCCCAGCGGACCATCGAAGCGATTCCACGTACCCGGGATGACCAGCAGCACCTGGACCTGGAAGGCCAGAGCCACGTGATAGTGGTCAGCAACCAGACCTTCCTGCAGGACGGCCGGCAGTTCGAATACACCGAATCACGCCACACCCTGGACAAGTTCTACTTCTCGGACGTCGCCCGACGCTGACCGCCGCGGCAGGCCCGCTCAGCCCAGCAGCGCCACCAGCTCGGCGCTCGGGGTGCCGACCCGGCGGGCCTCCTTGGCCAGGTTCACGGATTGCGCGACCCGCGCCACCTCTATCACCGGGTGCTGCAACTGGTAACCGCCCCGGGCCGCCAGCCAGCTCAGCACTTCCGCCAGATGCCAGAGCGAGGCACTGCCCTCGTGGATCGCCAGGGGGAAACTGCCGGCATGGTTCAGCATCAGCTTGCGCATGTTCTGCCGGGAGACCCCGACGATGTCGGCAATCTCGCTCAGGCCGACGAAATCCGGGCTGGCCTCTACCAGCCGCGCATCCGGAATGATCCGCTTGATATCGCCCAGGGCACTGAGCAGGGCCGCCTCACCGCTTTCGGCCTCGCGACTGAACTCCAGCGCCAGGCGCCCCGCCAGCCCGGTACCGACCAGCGCATCGGTGCAGCCCCCCGCGCCAAGGCGCTCCACCAGCACGTCCGGGTCACAGTCGTGGGCAGGCAGCAGGTAGTTGAGGGTAAACAGGTATTCCATGGTCATGACTCCCGACGAGGTTGCGGGACTTTCCCGCCGCGCAGCTGATTCAGCGTGCAGTTGTCGACTACCCGGCACAGCGCCCGGGCATGCTGGAGGGGATTTTTTGGCGTGCTCCACACACTGGTGATGCAGAACTCGCCGCAACGACACACCTCAGTGTTGTAAGGGCAGTAGATCTTGCCCCAGGCATGACTACCGCCGACTTCGACGCGCCAGCCCTGCCACTCGGCGTAACGCAGCGCCATTTCAATGTCTTTCTTGGGATGAGGTGTGCGAGCCATCCATGGCCTCCAGTCTCGTCAACAATTAAAAGGTTGTCAACTGACAACCATGAATTTTTTCAACGCCTGCGCCGGCATCGCCAAAGGCCGCCGCTGGGCGTTCGATGAATGTCTGTCGAGGGTACACAGGCCAGGCGGGCGACGATGGGCCCATGTCTTTCCTGGTATTGCGGGAGGGCTGGAAACCGGGCTTTTTAAAGACCCTGAAACACAAATGGCGATCGACACCCGAAGGTCTCGATCGCCATTGCTGTTGCCTGAACGATCAGCAGCCGATCACTCGGCCGGGATCATTCCCACTCGATGGTGGCTGGCGGCTTGCTCGACACGTCGTAGGTGACGCGGGAGATGCCTTCGATTTCGTTGATGATCCGGCCGCTGACGGTTTCCAGCAGCTCGTAAGGCAGGTGTGCCCAACGCGCGGTCATGAAGTCGATGGTTTCCACGGCACGCAGGGCCACGACCCAGGCGTAACGACGGCCGTCACCGACCACGCCCACCGATTTCACCGGCTGGAACACCACGAATGCCTGGCTGACCTTGTGGTACCAGTCGGCCTTGCGCAGCTCTTCGATGAAGATGTGGTCGGCGCGACGCAGCAGGTCGGCGTATTCCTTCTTCACTTCGCCGAGGATACGCACGCCCAGGCCCGGGCCCGGGAACGGGTGACGGTAGACCATGTCGTACGGCAGGCCCAGCTCCAGGCCCAGACGACGGACTTCGTCCTTGAACAGCTCGCGCAGTGGCTCGACCAGTTTGAGGTTCATTTCTTCCGGCAGGCCGCCCACGTTGTGGTGCGACTTGATCACATGGGCCTTGCCGCTCTTGGCGCCAGCCGACTCGATCACGTCCGGGTAGATGGTGCCCTGGGCCAGGAACTTGATGTTGTCCAGCTTGCAGGATTCGGCATCGAACACGTCGATGAAGGTACGGCCGATGATCTTGCGCTTCTTCTCCGGGTCGGCTTCGCCGGCCAGGTTGTTGAGGAACTGGTCCTCGGCGTTGGCGCGGATCACCTTGACGCCCATGTTCTCGGCGAACATGGCCATCACTTGCTCGCCTTCGTGCAGGCGCAGCAGGCCGTTGTCGACGAAGACGCAGGTCAGCTGGTCGCCGATGGCCTTGTGCAGCAGGGCCGCGACCACCGAGGAGTCGACACCGCCGGACAGGCCCAGCAGAACGTTGTCGGTGCCCACTTGGGCACGCACCTGGGCGATGGCGTCTTCAGCGATTTTCGACGGCGTCCACAGGGCTTCGCAGCCGCAGATGTCGAGGATGAAGCGCGACAGGATGCGACCGCCCTGCTTGGTGTGGGTCACTTCCGGGTGGAACTGCACGCCGTAGTAGCGCAGGTCGTCGTTGAACATGCCGGCGATCGGGCAGCTCGGGGTGCTGGCCAGGATGTGGAAGTCTTCCGGCATCTTGGTGACCTTGTCACCGTGGCTCATCCACACGTCGAGGCCGAACAGGCCGTCGGCGTCGACGTGGTCTTCGATGCCGTCCAGCAGGCGGCTCTTGCCGACCACATCGACGCGGGCATAACCGAATTCACGCAGCTCGGAACCCTCGACCTTGCCGCCCATTTGCTCGGCCATGGTCTGCATGCCGTAGCAGATACCGAAGACCGGCACGCCCAGGTCGAACACCGCTTGCGGGCAGCGCGGGCTATCGGCTTCGTGCACGGACTCGGGGCCGCCGGCGAGAATGACGCCTTTTGGAGCGAATTCGCGAATCGCTTCGTCATCCATGTCGAACGGATGCAGTTCGCAGTACACGCCGATTTCACGCACGCGACGGGCGATCAATTGGGTGTACTGGGAACCGAAATCGAGGATCAGGATGCGGTGGGCATGAATGTCGAGGGCCATGATTCAGTCTCGTCTAGGTAATTCGAAAACAGTCGTGATTCAGAAACGACTCGGGGCTGAATAAAACAGCCCCGGTCATTTAACGTTTTGCTTGAAGCATCAACCTACGCGGTAGTTCGGCGCTTCCTTGGTGATCTGCACGTCATGGACGTGGGACTCAGCCATACCGGCGCCAGTGATGCGTACGAACTCTGGCTTGGTGCGCATTTCTTCGATGTTGGCGCTACCGGTGTAGCCCATGGAAGAACGCAGGCCACCCATCAGTTGATGGATGATGGCGGTCAGGGTGCCCTTGTACGGAACACGGCCTTCGATGCCTTCCGGAACCAGCTTCTCGGCACCCGCGGAGGAGTCCTGGAAGTAACGGTCGGAAGAGCCCTGGGCCTGGGACATGGCGCCCAGCGAACCCATGCCGCGGTAAGCCTTGTAGGAGCGACCCTGGAACAGTTCGATTTCGCCTGGCGCTTCTTCGGTACCGGCGAACATCGAGCCCATCATCACCGCGGAAGCACCGGCGACGATGGCCTTGGACAGGTCACCGGAGAAGCGGATGCCGCCGTCGGCGATCAATGGAACGCCGGTGCCCTCAAGGGCCGCGGCGACATTGGCGATGGCGCTGATTTGCGGTACGCCGACACCGGCGACGATACGGGTGGTGCAGATCGAGCCAGGGCCGATACCGACCTTGACTGCGTCGGCACCGGCCGCGGCCAGGGCCTTGGCAGCGGCACCGGTGGCGATGTTGCCGCCGATCACCTGCACTTGCGGGTAGTTTTCCTTGACCCAGCGTACGCGGTCGATCACGCCCTTGGAGTGACCGTGGGCGGTGTCGACCACCACCACGTCCACACCGGCGTTGACCAGGGCGGCAACGCGGTCACCGGTGTCTTTACCGGTACCGACTGCAGCACCTACGCGCAGACGACCTTGATCGTCCTTGCTGGCCAGCGGGTAAGCCTTGGCTTTTTCGATGTCGTTGACGGTCATCATGCCCTTGAGGGCGAACTTGTCGTCGACGATCAGCACGCGCTCGATGCGGTGCTTGTGCAGCAGCTCGCGCACGTCGTTCTTGTCGGCGCCTTCCTTGACCGTGACCAGGCGCTCTTTAGGCGTCATCACTTCACGGACGCTGGCGTCCATGCGGTTTTCGAAACGCACGTCACGGGAGGTGACGATGCCGACCAGGTCGCCATCGTGCAGTACCGGAACGCCGGAAATGTTGTGCATGCGGGTCAGTTCGAACAGGTCGCGCACCGTGGCGTCAGCCTCGATGGTGATCGGGTCTTTGACGACGC
Protein-coding sequences here:
- the treP gene encoding PTS system trehalose-specific EIIBC component is translated as MSHDYSTIASELLHSLGGADNLEQAAHCVTRLRLALKDPSLVDSATLNQIDLVKGSFFTGGLFQVVIGPGEVEKVYAALRQLTGLAASTIADVKQKGADKTHAMQRLVRVFSDVFMPILPALIIAGLLMGVNNLIGAKGMFIEGRTLLEAYPTLDGVWSLINLMANTSFVFLPALVGWSAAKRFGGSEILGIVLGLMLVHPDLLNAWNYGKAVAGLEGQSLPYFDIFGLFQIEKVGYQGQILPILLAAYVMSVIEKWLRARVPNAITLLVVPITTIVVTGVLALAVIGPVTRHLGILITEGVVTLFELAPMVGGAIFGLLYAPLVITGMHHMFLAVDLQLISTQGGTFIWPMIVMSNLAQGSAALAVFSMSRNARDRSMASTSAISAYFGITEPAMFGVNLRYKFPFYAALIGSALGSIFLSLNKVQASAIGVGGLPGFISIIPQYIPMFVVGMVVALVVPFVLTCGLSMKIIRPGYRVA
- a CDS encoding helix-turn-helix transcriptional regulator, with amino-acid sequence MEYLFTLNYLLPAHDCDPDVLVERLGAGGCTDALVGTGLAGRLALEFSREAESGEAALLSALGDIKRIIPDARLVEASPDFVGLSEIADIVGVSRQNMRKLMLNHAGSFPLAIHEGSASLWHLAEVLSWLAARGGYQLQHPVIEVARVAQSVNLAKEARRVGTPSAELVALLG
- the guaB gene encoding IMP dehydrogenase, which translates into the protein MLRISQEALTFDDILLVPGYSEVLPNEVSLKTRLTRGIELNIPLVSAAMDTVTEARLAIAMAQEGGIGIIHKNMTIEQQAAEVRKVKKFEAGVVKDPITIEADATVRDLFELTRMHNISGVPVLHDGDLVGIVTSRDVRFENRMDASVREVMTPKERLVTVKEGADKNDVRELLHKHRIERVLIVDDKFALKGMMTVNDIEKAKAYPLASKDDQGRLRVGAAVGTGKDTGDRVAALVNAGVDVVVVDTAHGHSKGVIDRVRWVKENYPQVQVIGGNIATGAAAKALAAAGADAVKVGIGPGSICTTRIVAGVGVPQISAIANVAAALEGTGVPLIADGGIRFSGDLSKAIVAGASAVMMGSMFAGTEEAPGEIELFQGRSYKAYRGMGSLGAMSQAQGSSDRYFQDSSAGAEKLVPEGIEGRVPYKGTLTAIIHQLMGGLRSSMGYTGSANIEEMRTKPEFVRITGAGMAESHVHDVQITKEAPNYRVG
- the treR gene encoding trehalose operon repressor; this encodes MSKYNQIYSDLLASITTERLERGARLPSETELMDSYQASRGTVRKAIEQLQERGFAQKIHGKGTFVLSPHPIEFQLGGIVSFQETYPRLGNDVSTEVVEFTQFPLEGALREHLQAEEGSLITRIKRVRRIDGKRVILDINHFVAELIPGLDRQIAEHSIYAYIEQTLQLQISYAQRTIEAIPRTRDDQQHLDLEGQSHVIVVSNQTFLQDGRQFEYTESRHTLDKFYFSDVARR
- a CDS encoding maltoporin, producing the protein MKTTINRGLAASCICLALPFPAQALEFAGYLRSGLGTSVNSSSQSCFQLPGAQSKYRLGNECEQYAELELRQDLYTLDDGSVFSVDAMASLYNQYDRSLTFQGDNGSARMPQMYAQWSNMPSLNGGSLWAGRRYYKRNDIHISDFYYWNQSATGGGIEDVLIGDLKYSYAFSRKDNLYQKDYINRHDFNVAGFKTNPGGELELGLSYIDKPDSRDAHRGWAITAQHVQKDFLGGKNKLALQYGEGPGTGLGYTGNVQLDDSNKSYRLVEFFDWQLTPRFGGQVEAIYQKDIRPDGNDQNWISLGIRPAYAISEQFKLVTELGHDQVEAPGGTRKLSKFTFAPTWSPKGPEFWARPEVRLYYTYASWNQAAKRAANELAAGSALSDTGAFGTARHGANVGLQIEYWWK
- the guaA gene encoding glutamine-hydrolyzing GMP synthase encodes the protein MALDIHAHRILILDFGSQYTQLIARRVREIGVYCELHPFDMDDEAIREFAPKGVILAGGPESVHEADSPRCPQAVFDLGVPVFGICYGMQTMAEQMGGKVEGSELREFGYARVDVVGKSRLLDGIEDHVDADGLFGLDVWMSHGDKVTKMPEDFHILASTPSCPIAGMFNDDLRYYGVQFHPEVTHTKQGGRILSRFILDICGCEALWTPSKIAEDAIAQVRAQVGTDNVLLGLSGGVDSSVVAALLHKAIGDQLTCVFVDNGLLRLHEGEQVMAMFAENMGVKVIRANAEDQFLNNLAGEADPEKKRKIIGRTFIDVFDAESCKLDNIKFLAQGTIYPDVIESAGAKSGKAHVIKSHHNVGGLPEEMNLKLVEPLRELFKDEVRRLGLELGLPYDMVYRHPFPGPGLGVRILGEVKKEYADLLRRADHIFIEELRKADWYHKVSQAFVVFQPVKSVGVVGDGRRYAWVVALRAVETIDFMTARWAHLPYELLETVSGRIINEIEGISRVTYDVSSKPPATIEWE
- the treC gene encoding alpha,alpha-phosphotrehalase — encoded protein: MQDWQRSVIYQIYPKSFYSHSGQATGDLLGVVDKLDYLHWLGVDCLWLTPFLRSPQRDNGYDISDYYAIDPSYGTMADCELLIAEAGKRGIKLMLDIVVNHTSIEHEWFQQARSSLDNPYRDFYIWRDQPNNWESKFGGSAWEYEAQTGQYYLHLFDHTQADLNWDNPQVRAEVFKMMRFWRDKGVGGFRLDVINLISKPVDFPEDASDGRRFYTDGPNVHPYLQQMHREVFEGFDLVNVGEMSSTSLEHCIRYSQPESKELSMTFNFHHLKVDYPNLQKWIRADFDFLQLKRILSDWQSGMQAGGGWNALFWCNHDQPRVVSRFGDDGEYRVVSAKMLATALHFLQGTPFVYQGEELGMTNPGFTHIDQYRDVETLNIYRLKREAGDSEADNMAAIMQKSRDNGRTPMQWKAEVHAGFSSVEPWIGVPANAALINVEQQLEDPDSVLHHYRQLIALRRREPLIQDGEYRQLLAEHPQVWAYLREGQGERLLVVNNFYGSACEVQLPEGVMTERTEQRLVISNYADHETRSRQLFLRPYESFVLHLIDR